Proteins found in one Amycolatopsis aidingensis genomic segment:
- a CDS encoding alpha/beta hydrolase, which yields MAIPLQIRVQALAAQLLYTLPRPVRRLIAGRPIRLDGQELALDAQLLLRLQQLSGTELVGRSVRGSRTAIDEARHLVSGKPIQPVGSREVTIPAEHGDLPATLYTPEGLPEGSGMLVFYHGGGWVIGSRVSHENTARFLAKHAKVRVLSVEYRLAPEHPFPAPVEDALAAFDYAHAKASELGADQDRIAVGGDSAGGNLAAVVALRTTRRGGPAPAFQLLIYPAVDASVRRRSRELFGAGFFLTDEAMTWFMDRYVPDPDRRTDPSVSPLLAEDLSGLPPAYIATAGFDPLRDEGEAYAEQLAAAGVRVALVRQPDLIHGYVNFLGLGRRCTEATAEAAGALQVGLSRNAGR from the coding sequence ATGGCGATACCGCTGCAGATCCGGGTCCAGGCGCTCGCGGCCCAGCTGCTGTACACCCTGCCGCGACCGGTGCGCAGGCTGATCGCGGGCAGGCCGATCCGCCTGGACGGGCAGGAGCTGGCGCTGGACGCGCAGTTGCTGCTGCGCCTACAGCAGCTGTCCGGCACCGAGCTGGTCGGCCGCAGCGTGCGCGGCTCGCGGACGGCGATCGACGAGGCGCGGCATCTGGTCAGCGGTAAGCCGATCCAGCCGGTCGGCAGCAGGGAGGTCACCATCCCGGCCGAGCACGGCGACCTGCCCGCGACCCTGTACACCCCGGAGGGCCTGCCGGAGGGATCCGGGATGCTGGTCTTCTACCACGGCGGCGGCTGGGTGATCGGTTCGCGGGTCAGCCACGAGAACACGGCGCGATTCCTGGCCAAGCACGCCAAGGTGCGGGTGCTGTCGGTGGAGTACCGGCTGGCCCCGGAGCACCCTTTCCCCGCGCCCGTCGAGGACGCGCTGGCAGCCTTCGACTACGCCCACGCCAAGGCGAGCGAGCTCGGTGCCGACCAGGACCGGATCGCGGTCGGCGGGGACAGCGCAGGCGGCAACCTCGCCGCCGTGGTCGCGCTGCGCACCACCCGCAGGGGTGGCCCGGCGCCTGCCTTCCAGCTGCTGATCTACCCCGCGGTGGACGCCAGCGTGCGCCGCCGTTCCCGGGAGCTGTTCGGCGCCGGCTTCTTCCTCACCGACGAGGCCATGACCTGGTTCATGGACCGCTACGTCCCGGATCCGGACCGGCGCACCGACCCCTCGGTGTCCCCGCTGCTGGCCGAGGACCTGAGCGGGCTGCCGCCCGCCTACATCGCCACCGCAGGGTTCGACCCGTTGCGGGACGAGGGCGAGGCCTACGCCGAGCAGCTGGCCGCGGCGGGGGTGCGGGTCGCGCTGGTCCGGCAGCCGGACCTGATCCACGGGTACGTGAACTTCCTCGGCCTCGGTCGCCGCTGCACCGAGGCCACCGCCGAGGCGGCCGGGGCGTTACAGGTCGGCCTCAGCCGGAACGCGGGACGCTGA